The Pseudomonas allokribbensis genome has a window encoding:
- a CDS encoding DeoR/GlpR family DNA-binding transcription regulator encodes MSKRNTPQRRHNILALLNEQGEVSVDELAKRFETSEVTIRKDLAALESHGLLLRRYGGAITMPQELVADVSQNVSKYKQAIARAAVSRIREHARIIIDSGSTTAAMIPELGQQPGLVVMTNSLHVANALSELEHEPVLLMTGGTWDPHSESFQGQVAEQVLRSYDFDQLFIGADGIDLVRGTTTFNELLGLSRVMAEVAREVIVMVEADKIGRKIPNLELPWSSVHTLITDDRLPQEARDQIQARGINLICATVSQEK; translated from the coding sequence ATGTCGAAACGCAACACACCCCAACGTCGCCACAACATTCTGGCCTTGCTCAATGAGCAGGGCGAAGTCAGTGTCGACGAGCTCGCCAAGCGTTTCGAAACCTCGGAAGTTACGATTCGCAAGGATCTGGCCGCACTGGAAAGCCATGGTCTGCTACTGCGCCGTTACGGCGGAGCGATCACCATGCCTCAGGAACTGGTGGCCGACGTCAGTCAGAACGTTTCCAAATACAAACAGGCGATTGCCCGTGCGGCGGTCAGCCGTATTCGCGAACACGCCCGCATCATCATCGACAGCGGCAGCACCACGGCCGCGATGATTCCCGAGCTTGGCCAACAGCCGGGCCTGGTGGTGATGACCAACTCCCTGCACGTCGCCAACGCCCTGAGCGAACTCGAACACGAACCTGTCCTGCTGATGACCGGCGGCACCTGGGATCCCCATTCTGAATCCTTTCAGGGCCAGGTCGCCGAGCAGGTACTACGCTCTTACGACTTCGATCAGTTGTTTATCGGTGCCGATGGCATCGATCTGGTGCGTGGCACCACCACCTTCAATGAACTGCTCGGCCTGAGCCGGGTGATGGCGGAAGTGGCGCGGGAAGTGATCGTGATGGTCGAGGCCGACAAGATCGGCCGCAAGATTCCAAACCTGGAGCTGCCGTGGAGCAGTGTCCATACCCTAATCACCGATGATCGCCTGCCTCAGGAGGCACGGGATCAGATTCAGGCTCGCGGTATCAATTTGATTTGCGCGACGGTCAGTCAGGAGAAATAA
- the glmU gene encoding bifunctional UDP-N-acetylglucosamine diphosphorylase/glucosamine-1-phosphate N-acetyltransferase GlmU, with translation MSLEIVILAAGQGTRMRSALPKVLHPIAGDSMLGHVIHSARQLDPQRIHVVIGHGADVVRERLAADDLNFVLQDKQLGTGHATAQAVPFITADTVLILYGDVPLIEVETLQRLLKHVVPGQMGLLTVELDDPTGYGRIVRDAGGKVAAIVEHKDASEAQRAITEGNTGILAVPASHLADWMGRLSNNNAQGEYYLTDVIEMAVGDGLVVATEQPHDPMEVQGANDRKQLSELERHYQLRAGRRLMAQGVTLRDPARFDVRGEVTAGRDVLIDVNVILEGKVVIEDDVVIGPNCVIKDSTLRKGVVIKANSHIEGAVLGEGSDAGPFARLRPGTVLEARAHVGNFVELKNARMGEGAKAGHLTYLGDAEIGARTNIGAGTITCNYDGANKWKTVLGEDVFIGSNNSLVAPVDISAGATTAAGSTITQNVDNAQLAVGRARQKNIDGWKRPEKIKKS, from the coding sequence ATGTCTCTTGAAATCGTTATCCTCGCGGCCGGTCAAGGCACCCGTATGCGTTCGGCACTGCCGAAAGTGCTGCACCCGATTGCCGGTGACTCGATGCTCGGCCATGTTATCCACAGTGCCCGTCAACTTGATCCACAGCGCATTCACGTGGTCATCGGCCATGGCGCCGATGTGGTGCGCGAGCGGCTGGCCGCCGATGATCTCAATTTCGTGTTGCAGGACAAGCAGTTGGGCACCGGCCATGCGACTGCCCAGGCTGTACCGTTCATCACCGCCGACACCGTTCTGATTCTCTACGGTGACGTGCCGTTGATCGAAGTCGAAACCCTGCAGCGTCTGCTCAAGCACGTTGTACCAGGGCAGATGGGATTGCTGACCGTCGAACTGGACGACCCGACCGGTTATGGCCGCATCGTGCGCGACGCCGGCGGCAAGGTCGCGGCGATTGTCGAGCACAAGGACGCCAGCGAAGCACAACGAGCGATCACTGAAGGCAATACCGGTATTCTTGCGGTGCCTGCCAGCCATCTGGCTGACTGGATGGGTCGTCTGTCGAACAACAACGCCCAAGGCGAGTATTACCTGACCGACGTGATTGAAATGGCGGTCGGTGATGGCCTGGTGGTTGCGACCGAGCAACCCCATGATCCGATGGAAGTGCAGGGCGCCAACGATCGCAAGCAACTGTCCGAACTGGAGCGCCACTATCAGTTGCGCGCTGGCCGTCGTCTGATGGCTCAGGGTGTGACCCTGCGTGACCCGGCGCGGTTTGACGTGCGTGGTGAAGTGACCGCCGGTCGCGATGTGCTGATCGACGTCAACGTCATTCTCGAAGGCAAGGTGGTCATCGAAGACGACGTGGTGATCGGCCCGAACTGCGTGATCAAGGACAGTACTCTGCGCAAAGGCGTGGTGATCAAGGCCAACAGTCATATCGAAGGTGCAGTGCTCGGTGAAGGCAGCGATGCCGGCCCGTTTGCACGCCTGCGCCCGGGCACTGTGCTGGAGGCTCGCGCCCATGTGGGTAACTTTGTCGAACTGAAAAACGCCCGCATGGGCGAGGGCGCCAAGGCCGGGCACCTGACCTATCTGGGCGATGCCGAGATCGGTGCCCGCACCAACATTGGCGCCGGCACGATTACCTGCAACTACGATGGCGCCAACAAGTGGAAAACCGTGTTGGGCGAAGATGTGTTCATCGGCTCCAACAATTCGCTGGTGGCGCCTGTGGATATCTCCGCAGGTGCAACCACCGCAGCCGGTTCGACCATCACCCAGAATGTGGATAACGCCCAGTTGGCCGTCGGCCGTGCGCGGCAGAAGAACATCGATGGCTGGAAGCGGCCGGAGAAGATCAAGAAGAGCTGA
- a CDS encoding F0F1 ATP synthase subunit epsilon, with product MAMTVHCDIVSAEGEIFSGLVEMVIAHGALGDLGIALGHAPLITNLKPGPIRLIKQGGEAEVFYISGGFLEVQPNMVKVLADTVQRAADLDEAQAQAALKAAEAALHEKSADFDYGAASARLAEAAAQLRTVQQIRKKFGG from the coding sequence ATGGCTATGACAGTCCATTGCGATATCGTCAGCGCGGAAGGAGAAATCTTTTCCGGCCTGGTCGAGATGGTGATTGCGCACGGTGCTCTGGGTGATCTTGGTATCGCTCTGGGCCACGCGCCGCTGATCACGAATCTCAAGCCGGGTCCGATCCGCCTGATCAAGCAAGGCGGGGAAGCCGAGGTGTTCTACATCTCCGGTGGTTTCCTCGAGGTTCAGCCGAACATGGTCAAGGTGCTTGCCGATACCGTGCAACGTGCCGCCGACCTGGATGAAGCTCAGGCTCAAGCAGCTCTCAAGGCTGCCGAAGCTGCTCTGCATGAGAAGAGCGCAGATTTCGATTACGGAGCTGCGTCCGCACGTCTGGCCGAGGCTGCAGCTCAGCTGCGCACCGTCCAGCAGATCCGCAAGAAGTTTGGCGGTTAA
- the atpD gene encoding F0F1 ATP synthase subunit beta: MSSGRIVQIIGAVIDVEFPRDSVPSIYNALTVQSAAATTLEVQQQLGDGVVRTIAMGSTEGLKRGLEVTDSGAAISVPVGKATLGRIMDVLGNPIDEAGPIDTDERWGIHRPAPSFAEQAGGNDLLETGIKVIDLVCPFAKGGKVGLFGGAGVGKTVNMMELIRNIAIEHSGYSVFAGVGERTREGNDFYHEMKDSNVLDKVALVYGQMNEPPGNRLRVALTGLTMAEKFRDEGNDVLLFVDNIYRYTLAGTEVSALLGRMPSAVGYQPTLAEEMGVLQERITSTKEGSITSIQAVYVPADDLTDPSPATTFAHLDATVVLSRDIASLGIYPAVDPLDSTSRQLDPNVIGNDHYETARGVQYVLQRYKELKDIIAILGMDELSEADKQLVNRARKIQRFLSQPFFVAEVFTGASGKYVSLKDTIAGFKGILNGDYDHLPEQAFYMVGGIEEAIEKAKKL, from the coding sequence ATGAGTAGCGGACGTATCGTTCAAATCATCGGCGCCGTTATCGACGTGGAATTTCCACGCGACAGCGTACCGAGCATCTACAACGCGCTGACAGTTCAAAGCGCGGCCGCAACCACTCTGGAAGTTCAGCAACAGCTGGGCGACGGCGTGGTTCGCACCATTGCGATGGGTTCCACCGAGGGCTTGAAGCGCGGTCTGGAAGTTACCGATTCTGGCGCAGCCATCTCCGTACCGGTCGGTAAAGCGACCCTGGGCCGGATCATGGACGTCCTCGGTAACCCGATCGACGAAGCTGGCCCGATCGACACCGACGAGCGTTGGGGCATTCACCGTCCAGCGCCTTCGTTCGCTGAACAGGCAGGCGGCAACGACCTGCTGGAAACCGGCATCAAGGTTATCGACCTGGTTTGCCCGTTTGCCAAAGGCGGTAAAGTCGGTCTGTTCGGTGGTGCCGGTGTAGGCAAAACCGTAAACATGATGGAACTGATCCGTAACATCGCCATCGAGCACAGCGGTTATTCCGTGTTCGCCGGTGTGGGTGAGCGTACTCGTGAGGGTAACGACTTCTACCACGAGATGAAGGACTCCAACGTTCTGGACAAAGTGGCACTGGTTTACGGTCAGATGAACGAGCCGCCGGGAAACCGTCTGCGCGTAGCACTGACCGGCCTGACCATGGCCGAGAAGTTCCGTGACGAAGGTAACGACGTTCTGCTGTTCGTCGACAACATCTATCGTTACACCCTGGCCGGTACTGAAGTATCCGCACTGCTGGGCCGTATGCCTTCGGCAGTAGGTTACCAGCCGACCCTGGCTGAAGAGATGGGCGTTCTGCAAGAACGTATCACTTCGACCAAGGAAGGTTCGATCACTTCGATCCAGGCCGTATACGTACCTGCGGACGACTTGACTGACCCGTCGCCAGCGACCACGTTTGCTCACTTGGACGCCACCGTCGTTCTGTCCCGTGACATCGCTTCCCTGGGTATCTACCCAGCGGTAGACCCACTGGACTCGACTTCGCGTCAGCTGGACCCGAACGTGATCGGCAACGATCACTACGAGACCGCTCGTGGTGTTCAGTACGTGCTGCAGCGTTACAAAGAACTGAAGGACATCATCGCGATCCTGGGTATGGACGAGCTGTCGGAAGCCGACAAGCAGTTGGTAAACCGTGCTCGTAAGATCCAGCGTTTCTTGTCGCAGCCGTTCTTCGTGGCTGAAGTCTTCACCGGTGCTTCGGGTAAATACGTTTCCCTGAAAGACACCATTGCTGGCTTCAAAGGCATCCTCAACGGTGACTACGACCACCTGCCAGAACAAGCGTTCTACATGGTCGGCGGCATCGAAGAAGCGATCGAGAAAGCCAAGAAACTGTAA
- the atpG gene encoding F0F1 ATP synthase subunit gamma, whose protein sequence is MAGAKEIRSKIASIKSTQKITSAMEKVAVSKMRKAQMRMAASRPYAERIRQVIGHLANANPEYRHPFMIDRAIKRVGYVVVSSDRGLCGGLNTNLFKALVKDMAVNRENGVEIDLCVVGSKGAAFFRNFGGNVVAAISHLGEEPSINDLIGSVKVMLDAYLDGRIDRLSVVSNKFINTMTQQPTVEQLIPLVATPDQELKHHWDYLYEPDAKELLDGLMVRYVESQVYQAVVENNAAEQAARMIAMKNATDNAGDLISDLQLIYNKARQAAITQEISEIVGGAAAV, encoded by the coding sequence ATGGCAGGCGCAAAAGAGATTCGCAGTAAGATTGCGAGCATCAAAAGCACGCAAAAGATTACCAGCGCCATGGAAAAAGTGGCGGTCAGCAAAATGCGCAAGGCACAAATGCGCATGGCTGCTAGCCGTCCTTATGCGGAGCGTATCCGCCAGGTAATTGGGCATCTGGCCAACGCCAACCCGGAATACCGCCACCCGTTCATGATCGACCGCGCCATCAAGCGCGTTGGTTATGTCGTAGTGAGCAGTGACCGTGGTCTGTGCGGCGGCTTGAACACCAACCTGTTCAAGGCCCTGGTCAAGGACATGGCGGTAAACCGCGAAAACGGCGTCGAGATTGATCTGTGTGTCGTTGGTAGCAAGGGTGCGGCCTTTTTCCGCAACTTCGGCGGTAACGTCGTTGCAGCTATCAGCCACCTGGGTGAAGAGCCGTCGATCAATGATCTGATCGGCAGCGTCAAGGTGATGCTGGATGCTTATCTGGACGGCCGTATTGACCGCCTGTCCGTGGTATCCAACAAGTTCATCAACACCATGACGCAACAGCCTACCGTGGAGCAGTTGATTCCACTGGTGGCAACCCCGGATCAAGAACTCAAGCACCACTGGGACTATCTCTACGAACCGGATGCCAAGGAGCTGCTGGACGGCTTGATGGTCCGTTACGTGGAGTCGCAGGTCTACCAGGCGGTGGTCGAGAACAACGCGGCTGAACAAGCTGCGCGGATGATCGCGATGAAGAACGCTACCGACAACGCCGGTGATTTGATCAGCGATTTGCAGCTGATCTACAACAAGGCGCGTCAGGCTGCGATCACCCAAGAGATCTCGGAAATCGTCGGCGGCGCTGCCGCGGTTTAA
- the atpA gene encoding F0F1 ATP synthase subunit alpha, whose protein sequence is MQQLNPSEISEIIKGRIDKLDVTSQARNEGTVVSVSDGIVRIHGLADVMYGEMIEFPGGVYGMALNLEQDSVGAVVLGSYQSLAEGMSAKCTGRILEVPVGKELLGRVVDALGNPVDGKGPLNNTLTDAVEKVAPGVIWRKSVDQPVQTGYKAVDAMIPVGRGQRELIIGDRQIGKTALAIDAIINQKDSGIFCVYVAIGQKQSTIANVVRKLEENGALANTIIVAASASESPALQFLAPYSGCTMGEFFRDRGEDALIVYDDLSKQAVAYRQISLLLRRPPGREAYPGDVFYLHSRLLERASRVSEEYVEKFTNGAVTGKTGSLTALPIIETQAGDVSAFVPTNVISITDGQIFLESAMFNSGIRPAVNAGVSVSRVGGAAQTKIIKKLSGGIRTALAQYRELAAFAQFASDLDEATRKQLEHGQRVTELMKQKQYAPMSIADMALSLYAAERGFLTDVEIAKIGSFEQALIAFFNRDHADLMAKINVKGDFNDEIDAGMKAGIEKFKATQTW, encoded by the coding sequence ATGCAGCAACTCAATCCTTCCGAAATAAGTGAAATTATCAAGGGCCGCATCGACAAGCTCGATGTGACCTCCCAAGCCCGTAACGAAGGCACTGTCGTCAGCGTATCTGACGGCATCGTGCGGATTCACGGTCTGGCCGACGTCATGTACGGCGAGATGATCGAGTTTCCGGGCGGCGTCTACGGTATGGCCCTCAACCTGGAGCAAGACTCCGTAGGTGCCGTTGTATTGGGCTCCTACCAGTCTCTGGCTGAAGGCATGAGCGCCAAGTGCACCGGCCGCATCCTCGAAGTTCCGGTTGGTAAGGAACTGCTGGGTCGCGTTGTCGACGCACTGGGTAACCCAGTTGACGGCAAAGGTCCGCTGAACAACACCTTGACCGACGCGGTCGAGAAAGTTGCTCCAGGCGTGATCTGGCGTAAGTCGGTAGACCAGCCTGTACAGACTGGCTACAAGGCTGTCGATGCCATGATCCCTGTCGGCCGTGGCCAGCGTGAGCTGATCATCGGTGACCGTCAGATCGGTAAGACCGCTCTGGCGATCGACGCGATCATCAACCAGAAAGACAGCGGCATTTTCTGCGTCTACGTTGCAATCGGTCAGAAACAATCGACCATCGCCAACGTGGTTCGCAAGCTGGAAGAAAACGGCGCCCTGGCCAACACGATCATCGTGGCTGCCAGTGCTTCGGAATCTCCTGCGCTGCAATTCCTGGCACCGTACTCCGGTTGCACCATGGGTGAATTCTTCCGCGACCGCGGTGAAGACGCGCTGATCGTTTATGACGATCTGTCCAAGCAAGCAGTGGCTTACCGCCAGATTTCCCTGCTGCTGCGCCGTCCACCAGGCCGTGAAGCTTACCCAGGCGACGTGTTCTATCTCCACTCCCGTCTGCTGGAGCGCGCATCCCGCGTTTCGGAAGAATACGTAGAGAAGTTCACCAACGGCGCAGTGACCGGCAAAACCGGTTCCCTGACCGCACTGCCGATCATCGAAACCCAGGCTGGCGACGTTTCCGCGTTCGTTCCGACCAACGTGATTTCCATCACCGACGGTCAGATCTTCCTGGAATCGGCCATGTTCAACTCGGGCATCCGCCCTGCAGTGAACGCCGGTGTTTCGGTATCCCGTGTGGGTGGTGCCGCTCAGACCAAGATCATCAAGAAGCTGTCCGGTGGTATCCGTACCGCTCTGGCTCAGTACCGTGAACTGGCGGCATTCGCCCAGTTCGCTTCTGACCTGGACGAAGCGACCCGTAAGCAACTTGAGCATGGTCAGCGCGTTACCGAGCTGATGAAGCAGAAGCAATACGCACCAATGTCGATCGCTGACATGGCGCTGTCGCTGTATGCCGCTGAGCGTGGGTTCCTGACTGACGTTGAAATCGCCAAGATCGGCAGCTTCGAACAAGCGCTGATTGCTTTCTTCAACCGCGATCACGCCGATTTGATGGCGAAGATCAACGTGAAGGGTGACTTCAATGACGAAATCGACGCTGGCATGAAAGCCGGTATCGAGAAGTTCAAGGCCACCCAAACCTGGTAA
- a CDS encoding F0F1 ATP synthase subunit delta: MAELTTLARPYAKAAFEHAQAHQQLANWSAMLGLAAAVSQDDTMQRVLKAPRLTSAEKAATFIDVCGDKFDAKAQNFINVVAENDRLPLLPEIAALFDLYKAEQEKSVDVEVTSAFALNQEQQDKLAKVLSARLNREVRLQVAEDAALIGGVVIRAGDLVIDGSIRGKIAKLAEALKS, translated from the coding sequence ATGGCAGAACTGACCACGTTGGCCCGACCTTACGCTAAGGCGGCCTTCGAGCACGCTCAGGCCCACCAGCAACTGGCCAATTGGTCAGCCATGCTCGGCCTGGCTGCAGCGGTGTCGCAAGACGACACCATGCAGCGCGTGCTCAAGGCCCCGCGACTGACGAGCGCAGAAAAGGCCGCCACGTTCATTGACGTGTGCGGCGACAAGTTTGATGCCAAGGCACAGAACTTCATCAATGTCGTTGCCGAAAACGACCGTCTCCCGCTTCTGCCGGAGATTGCTGCTCTGTTCGACCTGTACAAGGCCGAACAAGAGAAATCGGTAGACGTTGAAGTGACCAGTGCTTTTGCATTGAACCAAGAACAGCAAGACAAACTCGCCAAGGTTCTCAGTGCACGACTCAACCGGGAAGTGCGCCTGCAAGTTGCGGAGGATGCTGCCCTTATAGGTGGTGTCGTTATCCGCGCCGGCGACCTGGTTATCGATGGCTCGATTCGCGGCAAAATCGCGAAACTTGCCGAAGCATTGAAATCTTGA
- a CDS encoding F0F1 ATP synthase subunit B, whose amino-acid sequence MNINATLIGQSVAFLIFVLFCMKFVWPPVIAALHERQKKIADGLDAASRAARDLELAQEKAGQQLREAKAQAAEIIEQAKKRGNQIVEEAVEKARVDADRVKVQAQAEIEQELNSVKDKLRAQVGLLAVGGAEKILGATIDQNAHAELVNQLAAEI is encoded by the coding sequence GTGAACATTAATGCGACCCTGATTGGCCAGTCCGTTGCGTTCCTGATTTTTGTACTGTTCTGCATGAAGTTCGTATGGCCTCCGGTCATCGCAGCTCTGCACGAACGTCAAAAGAAGATCGCTGATGGTCTGGACGCTGCCAGCCGAGCAGCTCGCGACCTGGAGTTGGCCCAAGAGAAAGCGGGTCAGCAACTGCGCGAAGCGAAAGCTCAGGCAGCTGAAATCATCGAGCAAGCCAAGAAACGCGGTAACCAGATTGTCGAAGAGGCCGTTGAAAAGGCCCGCGTCGACGCTGACCGTGTGAAGGTTCAGGCTCAAGCCGAGATCGAACAGGAACTGAACAGTGTCAAAGACAAGCTGCGCGCCCAAGTGGGCTTGCTGGCTGTCGGCGGCGCCGAGAAGATCCTGGGTGCCACAATCGATCAAAACGCGCACGCAGAGCTGGTTAACCAACTGGCTGCTGAAATCTAA
- the atpE gene encoding F0F1 ATP synthase subunit C, translating into METVVGLTAIAVALLIGLGALGTAIGFGLLGGKFLEGAARQPEMVPMLQVKMFIVAGLLDAVTMIGVGIALFFTFANPFVGQIAG; encoded by the coding sequence ATGGAAACTGTAGTTGGTCTAACCGCTATCGCTGTTGCACTGTTGATCGGCCTGGGCGCACTGGGTACCGCAATTGGTTTCGGCCTGCTGGGCGGCAAGTTCCTGGAAGGCGCAGCGCGTCAGCCAGAAATGGTTCCAATGCTGCAAGTTAAAATGTTCATCGTTGCCGGTCTGCTCGACGCCGTAACCATGATCGGTGTTGGTATCGCTCTGTTCTTCACCTTTGCGAACCCGTTCGTTGGTCAAATCGCTGGCTAA
- the atpB gene encoding F0F1 ATP synthase subunit A, producing MAETTASGYIQHHLQNLTFGQLPNGGWGFAHTAAEAKEMGFWAFHVDTLGWSVALGLIFVLLFRMAAKKATSGQPGALQNFVEVLVEFVDGSVKDSFHGRSPVIAPLALTIFVWVFLMNAVDLVPVDWIPQLAILISGDHHIPFRAVSTTDPNATLGMAFSVFALIIFYSIKVKGLGGFIGELTLHPFGSKNIFVQALLIPVNFLLEFVTLIAKPISLALRLFGNMYAGELVFILIAVMFGSGLLWLSGLGVVLQWAWAVFHILIITLQAFIFMMLTIVYLSMAHEENH from the coding sequence ATGGCAGAAACAACCGCTTCGGGCTATATCCAGCACCACTTGCAGAACCTGACCTTCGGTCAGCTACCCAACGGCGGCTGGGGCTTTGCCCACACCGCAGCAGAAGCCAAGGAAATGGGCTTCTGGGCTTTCCACGTCGATACCCTCGGCTGGTCGGTCGCGCTGGGTCTGATTTTCGTTCTTCTTTTCCGCATGGCGGCCAAGAAGGCGACTTCCGGTCAGCCAGGTGCACTGCAGAACTTCGTTGAAGTGCTGGTCGAATTCGTCGATGGCAGCGTGAAAGACAGCTTCCATGGCCGTAGCCCGGTGATTGCACCGCTGGCACTGACCATCTTCGTCTGGGTGTTCCTGATGAACGCCGTCGACCTGGTACCGGTCGACTGGATTCCTCAGCTGGCCATCCTGATTTCCGGCGATCACCACATCCCGTTCCGCGCCGTGTCGACTACCGACCCGAACGCGACCCTGGGCATGGCGTTCTCGGTTTTCGCACTGATCATTTTCTATAGCATCAAGGTCAAGGGCCTCGGCGGCTTCATCGGCGAGCTGACCCTGCACCCGTTCGGCAGCAAGAACATCTTCGTTCAGGCGCTGCTGATCCCGGTGAACTTCCTGCTGGAATTCGTGACCCTGATCGCCAAACCGATCTCTCTGGCTCTGCGTCTGTTCGGCAACATGTATGCCGGCGAGCTGGTGTTCATCCTGATCGCTGTGATGTTCGGCAGCGGCCTGCTCTGGCTCAGCGGCCTGGGCGTTGTTCTGCAGTGGGCGTGGGCTGTGTTCCACATCCTGATCATCACCCTGCAGGCGTTCATCTTCATGATGCTGACCATCGTCTACCTGTCGATGGCGCACGAAGAAAACCATTAA
- a CDS encoding F0F1 ATP synthase subunit I: METRKPNRLPFHRLAVFPVLMAQFVILLIAALALWQWHGVVAGYSGLCGGLIALLPNVYFAHKAFRFSGARAAQSIVRSFYAGEAGKLILTAVLFALVFAGVKPLAPIAVFGAFVLTQSVSWFAPLLMRTRLSRP, from the coding sequence ATGGAAACCCGCAAGCCAAACCGCCTGCCGTTCCATCGCCTGGCGGTTTTTCCGGTGTTAATGGCTCAATTTGTCATTTTGCTCATTGCCGCTTTGGCGCTCTGGCAATGGCACGGAGTCGTTGCCGGATACTCGGGACTTTGCGGAGGCCTGATAGCCTTGCTGCCCAATGTTTATTTCGCTCACAAGGCATTTCGGTTTTCCGGCGCCCGAGCAGCCCAGTCCATCGTCCGGTCGTTCTACGCCGGCGAGGCAGGCAAACTGATTTTGACGGCAGTGCTGTTTGCACTGGTGTTTGCAGGTGTGAAGCCACTGGCGCCGATTGCTGTATTCGGCGCCTTCGTGCTGACTCAGTCGGTCAGCTGGTTCGCTCCCCTGCTGATGAGAACAAGACTTTCGAGACCTTAG